A window of Miscanthus floridulus cultivar M001 chromosome 12, ASM1932011v1, whole genome shotgun sequence genomic DNA:
GGGGAAGAATGGAGGCTTTCCAATACCGGAtgggtgcctcatgatcttcaaaggATCGGCAGCCTACAACTCTAAATGCCATCAGAAGGTCACACGCCGCaaggtctatacgaccgaaccggccacacctgcctttctccgatggtcagagtccgccataaccttggATCAGACCGACCACCCGAAGAGCGTCCCACATCtagggagatatccgcttgtggttgACCTGATCATCAGCATAAAGTAGCTCACCAAAATACTGATaaatggaggcagtggcctcaacatcatgtatgtcaAAACGCTCGATGAAATGGGCATCGACCGGACACGCGTCCGCCCAAccagagcacctttccatggcatttgcccagaaagcaggccatgccacttgggcagattgatctgcatGTTACCTtcagggatccatccaattataggatggaaaccctcacctttgaggtggtcgggttccccggaacctaccacgccatcctaggacgtccatgctacgcgaagttcatggccgtccccaactatacctacttCAAGCTAAAGATATTAGGCCCCAGTAGGGTCAttaccattggcacctccttccagcatacctatgagtgcgaggtcgagtgttgtgATCATGccgcagcaatcgtcgcctccggagagctcgccgccatcaagaaggaggtcaccgaaaAAGCGCCTGACCCCAAGAAGTTGACCTAGTCTTTTGAGCCTGTggaggctccaaagaggtcctTGTAGATCTCAACAGCCTCGATGGCAAggtggtgcacattggcaccgcactttcctctaaatagcaaaacatgctcatcgacttcctccatgccaacaaagacatctttgcatggaaatccTCGAACATGCCAGGCATCCTGAGGGAATTCactgagcacaccttgaagatccattCAGGCTCCAAGCTAGTAAAGCAGCACCTACATTgcttcgatgaggggaaacacaggaccatcgatgaagagatcacaaagcttttaTGGCCGGATTCTTCAAGGAAgtgcaccacccagagtggttggccaatcccattcttgtacgaaacaagagtaggaaatggaggatgtgtgttgactatacaggGTCTTAACAAAGCATGCCTAAAGGATTCATTTCCTTTGCCGCTcatagactagatagttgattctacctcggggtgcaaaaccctctgcttccttgatgcgtactccgggtactatcaaattgcgatgaaagagtccgaccagctcacgacatctttcaccACCCCCTTTGGATTGTTCTACTATGTCATAATGTCATTCGATCTAAAGAATgctagggctacataccagcactgtatgctcaggtgcttcggggacctcatcgggtggaccattgaggcctatgttgacgacatcgtggtcaaatccaaatgggctaACCACCTTGTAGCTAATCTTgagtagacctttgcaaaactccaagcaaacagcatcaaactcaatcccgagaagtgtgtttttggggtccacaggggcatgttgcttggtttcatcgtctctgagcgtggcatcgaacccaacccagagaagatcttagccatcacagggatgggcctgattcagaacataaagggggtacaacgggtTATGGGGTGCCTCACCAtactcagccgcttcatctcacacctcggcgaatgaggtctccccctttatcaacttctgaagaaggccgatcACTTCGAATGGACTTCCGAGgcccaggaagcacttgacatggttaagcagctcctgacaaaggactcgatcttggttcctcccaccgagggagaaccccttctgctatACATCATGGCTAGcacacaagtggtcagtgccaccctagtagtagagcaggaagaagaggggcatgccctcaaagtataGCGCCCTATGTACTTTATCAATGAGGTCCTATCTAACTTGAAGACCtattacccccaaatctagaagcttctgTATGCTGTTCTCATCACCAGGAGGAAGCTAGGCCACTACTTTGAGACACATCCAATGATGGTCATGATGTCCTTCACCCtaagcgaggtcatccaaaaccaggacgCCACAGGAAGAACCGCGAAATGGgtgctcgagctgatgggtcagggcattgtgtatgcctcctagacggccatcaagtcccagctATTGGCTGATTTTGTCGCagaatggaccaaggtccaaatgccactagcagtcattgatcaagagtactggacaatgtactttgatggatcactgatgaagaagggcgctagtgtagggctggtctttgtgtcgccccttggggtacgcatgaggtacatggtcctgtctccatttcccctcctccaataacATAGCCGAATactgaggcgctcatcaatggcctacgcattgccatcaaATTGGGCATCTGAGGCCTCAATGTTTCAAGGGGATTCCCAGctagtcgtcgaccaagtcatgaaggagtcaagctaccacgatgccaagatggccgCATACTGCCGAGAATTCTGccggttggaggacaagttcgatggcctcgaacacaatcacatcctgaggcgcctcaatgaggcggctgATGTGCTTGCAAAAGCAGCATTCGGCTtagagccggtgccaatgggtgtctttgcCAATGACCAGCACAAGCCCTTGGTTCGCTACAAGGGGTTAGAACAAGATGGTGATGGTCCATCCAATCCTAGcccgggggctgaccaaccgtcAGCTACATCTGGCCCCGAAGTCGTGGAGCTCAAAGAGGACCCAACGACAGAGCCCTGACCCTCTGGTCAACTAGAGGACGCTCTACATCGGCTACCTCCTTTGTAACACACTACCGATGTATAGGATGGAGGCTCGACAGCTCGcacatcatgccaagtcctttgttcttatggagggcgaactctacaagcgaagccacatcaGGATCCTACAGCACTGCATCCCCTTTGAGTAagggaagcatttgctgagcaatatccatggtggggtctactgGTCACCACGCTGCGCCTAGAGCCCTGGTCAGAAACgtgttccgatagggcttctattgGCCTACCACGGTAGCCGATGCCGAacaaatcgtacgcacctacgaagggtgccagtactactgCTCGATAGACTCACCTACCGCCCCAAGCACTCca
This region includes:
- the LOC136495872 gene encoding uncharacterized protein, with amino-acid sequence MPLGQIDLHVTFRDPSNYRMETLTFEVVGFPGTYHAILGRPCYAKFMAVPNYTYFKLKILGPSRVITIGTSFQHTYECEVECCDHAAAIVASGELAAIKKEVTEKAPDPKKLT